CTTCGACCTTCTGTATCATTCCTTCTCGTTTTAGCCTGTCCAGTTCTTCTCTGACTTTTTCTTTCACGGGAATAGGAACCCGTCGCGGTGTAGACAGACTGTACAGGATTGTATGTGGCACAAGGCGTATGGAGTATTCTGTCGATATGGTACCCGTGCCTTGGAATATCTTGGGATACTTGCTTCCGATATTGTCAGCAGTGTCTAATTCATCTAGGAAGCGAACAATTCCCAGAGCTTTTATGGCTGGTAGTCCCAACAAGGGCGTGCGCAAGTTCTGCACGACGTAAATGGTTTGTTGTGAACAGCTGTCTTTCCAAGATATTTTAGCGTCAAGCTTTCCGATCGTACGGATGCTAGCATTGCTAGGTCCTTTAAGATCGGCTTCGTTTTCCAGAGAAGGCGAAAGAAAAGGATAATTTTCACCGACGACTGTCACTTCGGCTCCCATATCTACTTTCATGCGGAGCGTCTGGTCGTTTATCTTTACTGTCACGAAATGCTCAGATTGTGTGTTCGCACACTGCTCGACTGTGCCTATAAACTTGCCATCAGCTTCGGCGATGCTATCGAGATTTGTgtctctttgcttcttttttcgGCATGCCTTTTCATAGTGGCCCAACTTCCGGCAAAATCTGCACGTTTCTTTTTGCGCTGAACACTTGTTTCGCAGGTGAAATGGTCCAGAACAATAACTGCAGTTATTTTGATGATAAGTGGGTTTCCGACAGCGCGTAAACGTGCTCTTTGCAGTGGCTTTCTTGGGCTTTACTGCGACGACGCAAGCTTCTGGGACTGTGCCCTCATGCTCTTTTAGTTCTGCTTGCTGTTGCTTTACGGTTTCGCTCGTACGCGCTCTTGCCAAAGCAGTGGCCATCGTTAGCTTGGGGTCCATCTGCAGTTCTTCCGAAAGAACCTGGTCCCGTAGTCCTACTACGAAGCGGTCTCTTATTAGGCGTTCCTTCATGCCTGCGAAGTCGCATCTGTCGGCTAACTTGCTAAGCTCGGTTCCGAACTGGTCTACTGTTTCTCCCAGTTGTTGGCGGCGTAGATTAAAGCGAGCACTTTCGTAGACGATGTTCTTGTTGTGGACAAAGTAGTCGTTAAATTTAGACTTTATGAGCTTGAAGTCCTCTATTCCTTCGTCTTTTACGTTTAGCGACCGAAGAATCTCCCTCGACTTTCTGCCCATAGTATAGAGAAGAGTCCTTACTTGAACTTCGTCTTTTTTCTCATGTAGCCCAGACGCGAATCTGTAGTCGTCAAATTCGTCCATCCAGGCAGGCCAGTCCGCTGCGTTCCGGAAGTCGAAGGGCTTAGGAGGCTTGATTCCCGTCATTCTGAAGCGTTGTCGCCGATACGGCTTGTTCCTGTAGACGCAGCTGCCAGTCGCTCGCTTGTTGGCGGGGCCGTTGAAGCACTAGTTGGCTACATCGGAACCACGTCTGACACCATGTCAAGCTCGTCAGAGTGATCGACAGACGCTCGTTACATCgtggccaagaaaaaaaagccctcTTTAATGTTTCGTCGTGAAATGTCAGAATGATCAGAACAGTACAGAATGATCAGAACAGAACAGTCAGAATGATCACATGACTCCCGTGATAACCGGGTAAAGTAAACCAAGATAGCGCCTGTCTTGGCGCTTGTCTCTGGAGCAGGCGGCCACGGAATGCAGCAGGATGACATCACAAATACTTcaggtcctataaatggtgaactggttgtcacattcagccggtgatcctgcaggagctttagcatatactctaaggtcattttgcatcaacaatgccacatacaacaGTTTAACAATgattgttaatgggcaagatgatgcatagcttcagggagataattaagctaagggggaaaattatagatacctaagcaccactggaaaaatgaaaaagcacagaaaaagagcgtcagtcgcagctgaactacagaaaatatttacactgcaccacacattcgcgtcgtctagaattttccctaataatgttataccaacctgcccagcaacaagtacttctaaggtaataaagtgcagaatgacacttgcataagacaggaaacacagggcgcgagttaactgccacctatctttgtttgtgcagggtgtctaccaacctgagaaagtcggggaattggggccttgctggaaaactggaggaactttggtaaaacctggctaattcatggaaactgccggcagtctgtgccaccatcacaaaaataagcattacccttgatcaatactcaaaaagtcactccttcgactgcaactacagtgaacagctcGAAGAGGcttaaaaaaaaggcaatgcataactgtttcttcttagtgtacaaacaaaaggatacaccgaccaaaataacacaaagtttattgatgtttgggcacctgatattgttctgaatgacagccataggaaaggtacatcgtatttaagtatgactaggtgcgtgatgtaagcaccaaaagtatatggtcagcATTCCATAAATCTTATTGAAGATATGTGCAGCCGTGTGAATGTGCAGGGACTccaggtgctggcatgatgcaagcttgttttcttcgaccagaacacggttgcttggccagtcaatttgaaagcctgtatattccacatgttcagcgagggcattcaaggccacccatgatttggtgacttcatttttaactgttgtgttgtttaagtctttcattgaaatcacaggtctcatagactgacatgttgtcacactcgtggcagaCTACAGTGTAAAGAAGACTGCAGAAATTTCTGCTCGGCAGcttattcttcccattgactaaagcattccttagcttccatgttggtacatgcactattttgatgtatgttccttctacatatcacataccatatctgactttccaagcacagcatttctcacatcggtaaatttgtgcatatttgtcatggccacaaattcggcttggcttgaaggccttttagttaggtgcttatgttagaactgccatcacaagaggtttgctgggctatgtcttgccttgtataatattactgctactattattattattattggcgatgcagctgcaaacgtccttcgctatgcacttattgcagatatttcaagagtagcacactctcttctcatttcatttccttgaaatggtgttattaaatccatgagtattttttacCATTATGTTTatagaagagtacgtaaatgaaggtagcatgaaggtaaccaaaacacataccttagcttcacaaaaaaagcctactggctttttcagcttgcctctgttgtacatagcctggtcactcctcataacgg
Above is a window of Rhipicephalus microplus isolate Deutch F79 chromosome 1, USDA_Rmic, whole genome shotgun sequence DNA encoding:
- the LOC142767853 gene encoding uncharacterized protein LOC142767853, whose amino-acid sequence is MTGIKPPKPFDFRNAADWPAWMDEFDDYRFASGLHEKKDEVQVRTLLYTMGRKSREILRSLNVKDEGIEDFKLIKSKFNDYFVHNKNIVYESARFNLRRQQLGETVDQFGTELSKLADRCDFAGMKERLIRDRFVVGLRDQVLSEELQMDPKLTMATALARARTSETVKQQQAELKEHEGTVPEACVVAVKPKKATAKSTFTRCRKPTYHQNNCSYCSGPFHLRNKCSAQKETCRFCRKLGHYEKACRKKKQRDTNLDSIAEADGKFIGTVEQCANTQSEHFVTVKINDQTLRMKVDMGAEVTVVGENYPFLSPSLENEADLKGPSNASIRTIGKLDAKISWKDSCSQQTIYVVQNLRTPLLGLPAIKALGIVRFLDELDTADNIGSKYPKIFQGTGTISTEYSIRLVPHTILYSLSTPRRVPIPVKEKVREELDRLKREGMIQKVEEPTKWCAPIVPVMKPSGSVRICVDLTQLNQFVR